Part of the Nicotiana sylvestris chromosome 5, ASM39365v2, whole genome shotgun sequence genome is shown below.
GAGAACTGTTTTTGACACAAAATGTTTTGGAGCTTGATCAAGAGGTTGGGTTGATGAAGAAGCAGAAAGAAGTATGTATGCAAGTCCGTATGTTGACGCGAGAAATTAGGAAGTCAATTGATAAACATAATATATTGTACACTACTCTAGTTGAGCTTTCAAAGACCTTGAATCTGCAAAACTGTGCAGTTTGGATGCCAGATGAAAATAGGTCAATGATGAACTTGACACACGGGTTAAGCCCCGGTTCTGCTGTAGAATACCTTCGTTCACTTCCTATCGATGATCCGGATGTGTTGGAGATAACAAAGGACAAAGGGGTAAGGATTTTGAGGCAAGATTCAGTTCTTGCAGCTGCAAGCAGTGGAGGGCCTGGTGAGCCGTGTACTGTTGCAGCAATTCGGATGCCATTGCTTCGTGCTTCGGATTTCAAAGGGGGAACGCCGGTGTTGGTTGACACTCGTTACGCCATTTTGGTTTTGGTTCTTCCAAGTGGGGATTTTGATTGGAGCAGTAATGAGATGGAGATAGTGGAAGTAGTTGCTGATCAGGTGGCGGTGGCACTGTCTCATGCCACGGTTCTTGAAGAGTCTCAATTAATGAGGGAGAAACTAGAGATTAGGAATGGTTTGCTGCAGCAGGCTAAGGAGAATGCTGTGAAGGCAACACAGGCAAGGAATTCATTTCAAAAGGTAATGAACAATGGGATGAGACAGCCAATGCACTCAGTTTTGGGTTTGCTTTCCATACTTCAAGACGAGAACTTTACAAGCTCTAACCAGAGGATTATTATTGACACAATGATGAGAACAAGCACCGTTCTGTCAACTTTAACAAATGATGCAATGGATATATCCGAGAAAGATGAAGGAAGAATCCCAGTAGAAATGATGCCCTTTCAGCTGCATTCACTGATCAGAGAGGCTTCTTGTCTTGTTAAATGCCTGTGTATTTATAAGGGCTTTGGCTTTTCTACGGATTTTCCCAATTCTTTGCCTAATCTGGTGATGGGCGATGAAAAGAGAACGTTTCAGGTGTTACTTCATATGGTGGGGCATCTATTAAATATCAGCTTTGGAAGCGGCTCCGTTGTATTCAGGGTTGGAACTGAGGATGGGAATGATAAGATTTGGGGAGCAAGAAGACATAGCATAGTTGATGAATACGTTACCATAAAATTTGAAACTAAAATTAATCTTGAAAGTTCTCAAAGAAATAGCTCAATGTCAAGTATTCACTTTGGTGGAAGGAGGTATAACAGCAAAGAGTTAAAGGAGGGCTTGAGTTTCCGCATGTGCAAAAAGCTTGTTCAGGTGAGCATACTATGGTGCTTTGTTtttgatttcttctttctttgctaAAAGTACCTTAGGTGATTATGCTCACGACTTCCTGATTATGTTATTAATGATGTTTTGGATTTGAGAAGGGGAGcgttggcgtaactggtaaagttgatgtcacgtgaccaggaggtcacgagttcgagccgtagaaatagtctcttgcagaaatgcagggtaaggctgcatacaatagacccttgtggtccggcccttccccgaacacgcgcatagcaggagcttagtgcaccgggctgcctttttaaaaaaaaatgttttggATATGAGCTGGCATCTCCGGTGTGTTTATATTCGTTGAATTCAACCATGTGTAGGGAATACGGAGTTATTCTGATTTGCTTGCTATGTTTGTTACTGGTCGATATAAGTGtgtgtaaaattaataaaatgtgGATTATATCATAGCAAAATTTAATTCTAAATTGTTTAACAAATTAGATGTAAAAAGTGCATGCAACTGCAGTGATTATAGACGTAAAAGTGTCAAACATTTGGAACATCCCAAAATGGCAAGTGTGTAAACTAAAACGGTAGTGGTAAGAGTGTATCTTGTGATGAGTAGGTTAGCGCACGTCGCAGATTCAAACCTTGCCACCaacaaaaacatgaaaaattcttgcccttgttttctttaatcatgTGGAAGCTACTACTAGGATGATGATTCTTTGTTCTTTTGCTTTCAGTGGCTACATCTTCTATTTTCTTATGCTGACCTGCTGTATTTTCCGCGCATAAAACTTGCAGATGATGCAGGGAAACGTATATATGTCCTCAAATTCCGAGGGTCGTGCACAAGGGATGACTCTTATTCTCAGATTTCTAAAACAGTCATCATTTAGAAAACACATGTTTGATCTTGGAAATCCTTTGGAGCAAGCAATTTCCAGCTCAATGTTCAAAGGCCTTCAAGTTCTACTTGCTGATGACGATGACGTAAATAGAATGGTAACCAAAAAGCTGCTCGAAAAACTGGGTTGCCAAGTAATTGCTGTGTCAACTGGTTTTCAGTGCCTAAGTGCAATGGGCCATTCAAAAACTTCTATACAAGTTGTCATTTTGGATCTTCACATGCCGGAAATGGATGGATTTGAAGTGGCGATTAGGGTGCGCAAGTTCCACAGCCATGGTTGGCCGTTGATCATAGCCTTATCTGCTACTTCAGAGGAACAAGTTTGGGACAGATGCCTACAGGTCGGAATCAACGGTCTCATAAGAAAACCTGTTCTCTTGCAAGGAATGGCCGAGGAACTTCAGAGAGTCCTACAAAGGGCTGGTGAAGGCTTTTGATGTAATACTAATGGCGAAAACAAACTTGGAGTTCTCGAAATAGTCACGAGCCTGAATTCAAACCACCTTCACTCAGTAGCAGAGCCAGGAATTCTAACCAAggatattcaaaaaaaaatgcagGAATGTCACACCAAGGATTCAACCCTGCAACTTAAAAGCAATTTTTGGACCGCCTTTGCCATTACACTAGAAACTTCTCTTATGTCTAGAGGattcaaaaatacaaatatatacacaaaaaaattatttttccctATTTGCACAGTATAGTTTTCCAACGACTTCATTACATGTAGCTCCGCCAGTGCCTTTACTGGACCATTGTAGAGATAACATCACAGCTTTGGCAGATAAATCAGCTTCTTGCTAACCTTGTAGTATGTGCAGTTTACATCATACAACATTACAACTTATATATCAGTTTGCCATTCAATTATTGGCTCACAGCACAGTGAAATACTATTTGTCCCTTATTTGCTAGGAAATCTTCTGGTCTCACAATCCATATATGCGTGAGTACATTCTGCAGGCAATATTACTAACCACATTGAGCTCATCTTATATCTTGTGTCAAAGTCTATTAACTCATAATGTTTTCATGAATTTTGTTACTAATAGTTTACCAagaaaaaagatgaaaatcataatagaaaaaggagaaaagatttaaCATTCGAAAAAAACAACTCAACTATGAATGTATATTATTGAAACTAAAAAACACCATAAAAtactaagtgggcgtttggacataagaattgtaaaaaatttaaaaaatgtgaattttttttttcaagtgaaaatgatatttgaaaattagagttgtgtttggacatgaatataattttgggttgtttttgaagttttgtgagtgatctgagtaaaaattttgaaaaataactttttggagtttttcaaattttcaaaaaatttcaaaattcatcttcaagtgaaaattagaaatttaatgGCTAAATACTGATTTCGAAAAAGAgtgaaaaaattcttatgtcTAAAGGGCTCTTGTCGTCTCGAAAAATACTAGTAGGATGCCATCTATACAATTGTCATGTAAGTATAAGTGCAAAAATTACTTTTAGCCCGCCACCAAAATAATTTACTCCTGTTAGCTCccaaagtgtataaaatttatatatttttggtATATAACAAACAAAAATTATATACATAAATTACATTTTTCTATATTTGGAGAGAGATTATACTGTGTCACTTTCCCCTAGTTATAGTATAACTACATCAGTATATTTTGTGAAGTTATAGGGAGGACTCATATCTACTGTTGGCACTATGGAAAGCTTCGAAATTTTGTTGAATATGGAACTACAAACCTAACTTCAAAGAAGCTAGATAAAAGTTTTACTGGTAGACTAGCAAAGACTTCAAAATTTTCTGCCTAACTCGTTCCAAAAACTTTGTCTATAAAATTAAGTCAACAATAAAATCCAAGGGTTTTAAAAACACACCAATTTCTTTCTGACATAAAGGACACTTTTCAACATTCAACAGTGTATTAATCCAAATAGTCGTTCGGTCTAATCTCTCAAACTAAAAATAAtatactaatatatatatatatatatatatatatatatatatataatacagaCCGGTTATTCATGTAATAATCCCTAATATTTATAATACTTCCAAAGTTCTCTTCAATGATACATTCTGCAACTCATTACTTTATAATCAATTAATTTAAATGTAAACTGTCTACACCATCTTATAGGATGGCTATACTAAAGGCTGAAGTCTAATAACGGTAAGCCATTCCTCTTTCTTATAAGAGTGGTGTCCAGTGAATGACTAAAATCTAAACAAGTGCAATGGCATATGCCAAGCTATGAAAAGAGACTGAGACCGTCCAATTGAGCCTTATTACAATTCAAACAATGACAACAAATTGACATTACTCGCGCAAAATTCTGTGTACGTCACTTGCCACTATAATCCTGCAGGTAGTGGTGGCGCTGGGGAGACGAACCTCGCCCGCTTCCAGTGGACAGGAGGGTAAGACTTAGGAGGTGGTGGAGGCCTTCGACCCGTTCTCTTCTCATGATTCGGTGGCTCAGCACTTTCCATAGCAAAACTCACCTTGTCCATGGCAACAATAGGTAATAAAATGAACATAAACAACGAAAATGCTATGATCTTCATCGGTTGGATTTAGTATATCGGGGTTTAATGGTATATATACGTGCGAGAATACGTATAGATAAAGTTAAATACAATCCACTCTATCAGTTCAAAAATTTACGACATCTAAATTCTGAATCTGCCATTTAGGTAATAAGAAGATCCAGTAATTAAAGAAAGCAATGAGAGTCTAGAGTTGCTTATAAGTTGGTTTTGGTGAGATAGTGAATAAATGAAGCAAAATATATATAGATAAATGAGGGGTTCATTTTCCTCACAAGGGGCAATTTCTAGGAACATTCAGCGTGGGACAAAAGTTTTACAAGTAGACTAAATAAGACTACAAAATTTTCTGCCTAACTCGTTTCAAAGTCTTTGTTGCTGAAATTAAGTCAACAATATGTCCCCCGATAAAATAGTAGAAATGACATCAGGTAGCCACTCTAA
Proteins encoded:
- the LOC104212569 gene encoding protein EIN4-like — encoded protein: MLRWLFLGLLISLVIIFVKANDTEFSNCNCDEEGMWSIHNIIECQKVSDFLIAVAYFSIPLELLYFISCSNIPFKWVLVQFIAFIVLCGLTHLLNGLTYTNAHPSFQLIMSLTVAKILTALVSCATAITLLTLFPLLLKIKVRELFLTQNVLELDQEVGLMKKQKEVCMQVRMLTREIRKSIDKHNILYTTLVELSKTLNLQNCAVWMPDENRSMMNLTHGLSPGSAVEYLRSLPIDDPDVLEITKDKGVRILRQDSVLAAASSGGPGEPCTVAAIRMPLLRASDFKGGTPVLVDTRYAILVLVLPSGDFDWSSNEMEIVEVVADQVAVALSHATVLEESQLMREKLEIRNGLLQQAKENAVKATQARNSFQKVMNNGMRQPMHSVLGLLSILQDENFTSSNQRIIIDTMMRTSTVLSTLTNDAMDISEKDEGRIPVEMMPFQLHSLIREASCLVKCLCIYKGFGFSTDFPNSLPNLVMGDEKRTFQVLLHMVGHLLNISFGSGSVVFRVGTEDGNDKIWGARRHSIVDEYVTIKFETKINLESSQRNSSMSSIHFGGRRYNSKELKEGLSFRMCKKLVQMMQGNVYMSSNSEGRAQGMTLILRFLKQSSFRKHMFDLGNPLEQAISSSMFKGLQVLLADDDDVNRMVTKKLLEKLGCQVIAVSTGFQCLSAMGHSKTSIQVVILDLHMPEMDGFEVAIRVRKFHSHGWPLIIALSATSEEQVWDRCLQVGINGLIRKPVLLQGMAEELQRVLQRAGEGF